From the Elusimicrobiota bacterium genome, the window AATGACCTCAGCAAGTATTTGTTGCCCGATAAACGGTTTTAATCCGCTTTTGTGTACCAGGTCGACTTTGTTTCCGATAAGTTCGCTGAGGTGCCTCTCAAGACCGCCGTACGTAATTAACCCAACGGAACCGGAGAAGTCTACCAGTATGTCTACGTCGCTGTCCGCTCTTTGGTCCCCG encodes:
- a CDS encoding nucleotidyltransferase family protein: MKTLDEIKTVITTHKAELQEKFKVKTIGVFGSYVRGDQRADSDVDILVDFSGSVGLITYGGLERHLSELIGNKVDLVHKSGLKPFIGQQILAEVIYI